A portion of the Marinobacter alexandrii genome contains these proteins:
- a CDS encoding antibiotic biosynthesis monooxygenase family protein: MLIRIVRMDFKPDSVNDFLELFELVKEKIATFPGCEHLELCRDAKEGHIYYTFSKWQSEDDLEKYRHSELFEDTWEKTKVLFGGKPLAYSLLPD; this comes from the coding sequence ATGCTAATACGTATTGTCAGAATGGACTTTAAACCAGATAGTGTAAATGACTTTCTGGAGTTATTCGAGTTAGTGAAAGAAAAGATTGCAACATTCCCTGGTTGCGAACATCTGGAGCTATGTAGAGACGCAAAGGAGGGTCATATCTACTATACATTTAGCAAATGGCAAAGTGAGGATGATCTTGAAAAATACCGTCACTCTGAGCTCTTTGAAGATACATGGGAGAAAACAAAGGTTTTGTTTGGTGGCAAGCCTTTGGCATATTCTCTTCTTCCAGATTAG
- a CDS encoding SAM-dependent chlorinase/fluorinase: MALITFMSDFGTVDHYVAAVKAAIVSASPAQQITDITHNIRPFDISHAANVLRSVYKDFPDKTVHIVAVDSMKEKSKTIALEIEGHLFVGFDSGLFSLISQKKPEQIAVLENGQSTFPAKDVLAKTAMQLASGQSLKDVGTIVTEMTELYDRQLKVTKREIAGNVISVDRYGNLITNISKTEFDKIIEINGVGVKYLIRFGREQFQSLHTFFSDVESGDCYVLFNSSGRLQIGINKGNASGLLGLSVDSPVLIEFATN, encoded by the coding sequence ATGGCGCTAATCACCTTCATGTCTGATTTTGGAACTGTGGATCACTATGTGGCTGCAGTAAAGGCAGCCATTGTTTCCGCGTCTCCTGCACAGCAGATTACAGACATTACTCATAATATTCGTCCATTCGATATTTCTCATGCAGCGAATGTTCTTCGCAGTGTATACAAGGATTTTCCTGATAAAACGGTTCACATAGTAGCTGTGGATTCAATGAAAGAAAAGTCGAAAACTATAGCTTTAGAGATTGAGGGGCATTTATTTGTGGGCTTTGATTCTGGTCTTTTTAGTCTTATTTCTCAGAAGAAACCGGAGCAAATTGCTGTTCTAGAAAATGGACAATCTACCTTTCCTGCAAAGGATGTCCTGGCTAAGACAGCCATGCAGCTGGCAAGTGGACAATCGCTTAAAGATGTTGGCACAATTGTGACAGAGATGACAGAATTGTACGATCGGCAACTAAAAGTAACGAAGCGCGAAATAGCTGGAAATGTTATTTCTGTAGATCGATATGGCAATTTGATTACCAATATTTCAAAAACGGAATTTGATAAGATAATCGAGATTAATGGAGTAGGAGTTAAATACTTAATTCGTTTTGGTCGCGAGCAGTTCCAGTCGCTGCATACTTTTTTTAGTGATGTAGAATCTGGTGATTGCTATGTTTTATTCAATTCTTCGGGCCGACTTCAAATAGGAATAAATAAAGGGAATGCTTCGGGACTGCTTGGCCTTTCTGTTGACTCACCCGTATTGATAGAATTTGCAACAAATTAA
- a CDS encoding PhoH family protein codes for MLEKIITLENISLVDFLGIEDQNIKTIATAFPDSKIVSRGNEIRIKGSAPQILKINEILNSLLAHYHEYGKVTTDNVKDYVDNEENTIDASGNSAVLIHGTRGTRIAPKTANQKKLVAAVEKNDLVFAIGPAGTGKTYISVALAVRALKNKEVKKIIITRPAVEAGEHLGFLPGDLKEKIDPYLRPIYDALSDMIPSEKLKYYKENGVIEIAPLAYMRGRTLNDAYVLLDEAQNTTPMQIKMFLTRMGPQSKVIITGDQSQIDLPKKQASGLIETMRVLKDVKGIGFVNLDDRDVVRHKLVKAIIKAYNKYDLQGDSSNK; via the coding sequence TTGCTAGAAAAAATAATTACACTTGAAAATATTTCCCTGGTAGACTTCCTGGGAATCGAAGATCAAAACATCAAAACTATTGCTACAGCCTTCCCTGATAGCAAGATTGTGAGTAGAGGCAATGAGATCAGAATCAAAGGTTCCGCTCCTCAAATCTTAAAAATCAATGAAATATTAAATTCTCTCCTAGCCCACTACCATGAATATGGAAAAGTGACCACTGATAATGTGAAGGACTATGTAGACAATGAAGAAAATACTATTGATGCTAGTGGTAACTCTGCCGTGCTTATTCATGGAACACGTGGGACGCGGATAGCTCCTAAAACAGCTAATCAAAAGAAATTAGTTGCAGCAGTAGAGAAGAATGACCTTGTATTCGCAATAGGACCAGCAGGAACTGGAAAAACATACATTTCTGTAGCACTGGCAGTACGAGCTCTTAAGAATAAGGAAGTCAAAAAAATCATCATCACACGTCCGGCAGTTGAAGCAGGCGAGCATTTGGGATTTCTTCCTGGTGATTTAAAAGAAAAAATTGATCCTTACCTCAGGCCCATCTATGATGCACTGAGTGATATGATTCCTTCAGAAAAACTCAAGTACTATAAAGAAAATGGCGTTATAGAAATAGCTCCTTTGGCCTACATGCGCGGAAGAACACTCAATGATGCATATGTTTTGTTGGATGAAGCTCAGAATACTACCCCCATGCAAATTAAGATGTTCCTGACACGGATGGGACCTCAATCCAAGGTGATCATCACTGGTGATCAATCTCAAATTGACTTACCTAAGAAACAGGCTTCTGGATTGATTGAGACCATGAGAGTACTCAAAGATGTGAAAGGAATTGGATTTGTGAATCTAGACGATCGGGATGTAGTACGACACAAACTGGTAAAAGCAATCATAAAAGCATATAACAAGTATGACTTACAGGGTGATTCCAGCAACAAATGA
- a CDS encoding GNAT family N-acetyltransferase, protein MTYRVIPATNEELKQKVFAIREEVFVVEQKVTAEEEFDEFEEESHHFVALDQNDDPIGSARWRYTDKGIKLERFTAKESLRGKGIGTAIVKAVIENISQKAKAGTYLYMHAQLSAVPLYLKFGFETKGDQFDECGIMHYLMWREL, encoded by the coding sequence ATGACTTACAGGGTGATTCCAGCAACAAATGAGGAACTAAAGCAAAAAGTCTTCGCCATTAGAGAAGAGGTTTTTGTAGTGGAGCAAAAAGTGACTGCTGAAGAAGAGTTTGATGAATTTGAGGAAGAATCACATCACTTTGTAGCGCTAGACCAAAACGATGATCCTATCGGGTCTGCTAGATGGAGATATACAGATAAGGGAATAAAGCTTGAGCGATTTACTGCCAAAGAATCTCTTAGAGGTAAAGGAATAGGAACAGCTATCGTGAAGGCTGTCATAGAAAATATCTCACAAAAGGCTAAAGCAGGTACCTATCTCTACATGCATGCTCAATTATCTGCCGTTCCACTTTATCTAAAATTTGGATTTGAAACCAAAGGTGATCAATTCGACGAGTGTGGCATCATGCATTATCTGATGTGGCGAGAGTTGTGA
- a CDS encoding ComEC/Rec2 family competence protein — translation MYFWNSYPFVRLTIVLILGIVCFDQFPFIWNTPIQILSTGILLLSISTLISHRYGFYKLRYLNGILAVAIVFYFGGTLTQFNYRAYSQNHYTNIQSKISGFSGTISSPVNERTNHFRYDFELDQVIASDSMINSSGKIHLYVRKDSATTLLKYGDHLIIAGSYYEIPGPDNPSEFNYKSYLERQGIYGHSFVRSDQLRITLNDPPNLFLNLAFNLRNSATQTIDQHIPSKRENGIAKALLLGIKDHLDNDVKKAYSSAGAMHVLAVSGLHVGIIYLLIQLLFGKLRKSGKWGKRLFGLISVLIIWFYATLTGLSPSVLRAATMFSLVAVSQATAREGNIYNTLGFAAFILLLFDPYLIYSVGFQLSFAAVIGIVYLQPKIYRLIDFRNFFLDKAWAITCVSIAAQLATFPLSAYYFHQFPSYFLVSNLIVIPSSFLMLVGGVFMLIIDPIVPIIGHIVGVVLHKFIWVLNEIISYVHILPNSLIEWIFMDKISLIFIYLCVISMISGLHFKSFKTIITSGIFGLLIISWNLLSNEKQSTENELVLYEISGKTVIDHIQGHDATLYVDDYKEEELELLDFQINPHRLSRHLRPIKETISTLRNQYFERKEAITSGQIAGKRIIIFDSTTFHLAFKNPIESDLIIINNGSVKSLKWLNENFPSKQVVIGNKNSVYYSNKMKVQAAELGLSIHSLKDDGALRINLAENMKEERTYMPAQLIK, via the coding sequence ATGTACTTCTGGAATTCATACCCATTTGTACGACTCACCATCGTACTTATACTTGGTATCGTCTGTTTCGATCAATTTCCATTTATTTGGAATACTCCTATTCAAATACTGAGTACGGGCATTCTATTGCTTTCAATTTCAACATTGATATCTCACCGATATGGTTTCTATAAACTCAGATATCTGAATGGCATTTTAGCCGTTGCAATCGTATTCTATTTTGGGGGAACTCTCACTCAATTTAACTATCGCGCATATTCACAAAATCATTATACGAACATACAATCCAAAATTTCGGGATTTTCAGGAACGATAAGCAGTCCAGTTAATGAACGAACCAACCATTTCAGGTATGATTTTGAGCTCGATCAAGTAATTGCCTCCGATTCAATGATCAATTCTTCTGGTAAAATTCATCTCTACGTGAGAAAAGATTCGGCTACTACCCTACTTAAGTATGGGGATCATCTCATTATTGCGGGTAGCTACTATGAAATACCAGGTCCAGATAACCCTAGTGAATTTAACTATAAGTCGTATCTAGAAAGACAGGGTATCTATGGTCATTCTTTTGTTCGTAGTGATCAACTTAGAATCACCCTAAATGATCCTCCAAATTTATTTCTGAATTTAGCTTTCAATTTAAGGAATAGCGCTACCCAAACAATAGATCAGCATATACCTTCCAAAAGAGAGAATGGAATTGCAAAAGCTTTACTCCTAGGAATCAAGGATCATCTTGATAATGATGTGAAAAAAGCCTACTCTTCTGCCGGAGCTATGCACGTTTTAGCAGTTTCTGGGCTTCATGTGGGCATCATTTATCTTTTAATACAGCTACTTTTTGGTAAACTTCGGAAATCCGGTAAATGGGGCAAAAGGCTTTTTGGATTAATCAGTGTTCTCATTATTTGGTTTTATGCTACTTTGACAGGCCTTAGTCCATCTGTTTTAAGAGCAGCAACCATGTTTTCTTTAGTAGCAGTCAGTCAAGCCACCGCAAGAGAAGGTAATATTTACAATACGTTAGGTTTTGCTGCTTTCATTCTACTCCTCTTTGATCCTTATCTCATTTATTCTGTTGGATTCCAACTCTCTTTTGCTGCGGTCATTGGAATCGTTTATTTACAACCCAAAATTTATAGATTAATTGACTTTAGAAACTTTTTTCTAGACAAGGCATGGGCGATTACTTGTGTGTCTATTGCTGCTCAGTTAGCTACTTTTCCTCTCTCTGCTTACTATTTTCATCAGTTTCCTTCATACTTTCTGGTTTCAAACCTTATTGTAATTCCTTCTTCATTTTTAATGCTAGTAGGTGGCGTCTTCATGCTCATTATTGATCCAATTGTTCCAATCATCGGTCACATAGTTGGCGTAGTGCTACACAAGTTCATTTGGGTGCTAAATGAAATAATCAGCTACGTTCATATCCTTCCAAATAGCTTGATCGAATGGATATTCATGGATAAAATATCGCTTATTTTCATATACCTATGTGTCATTAGCATGATATCAGGTCTTCACTTCAAATCATTCAAAACCATTATTACCTCAGGCATTTTTGGATTATTAATCATCAGTTGGAATCTTCTTTCAAATGAAAAGCAATCCACGGAAAATGAACTGGTGCTTTATGAGATATCGGGAAAGACTGTAATTGATCACATACAAGGACATGATGCTACACTTTACGTTGACGACTACAAAGAGGAAGAATTGGAGTTATTAGACTTTCAAATCAATCCCCATAGACTTTCAAGGCATCTCAGACCAATAAAAGAAACAATATCAACGCTACGAAATCAATATTTTGAAAGAAAAGAAGCCATTACTTCAGGTCAAATTGCGGGTAAGCGAATTATTATTTTTGATTCTACAACTTTCCATTTAGCGTTTAAGAATCCAATTGAAAGTGATCTAATTATTATAAATAATGGGTCAGTGAAAAGTTTAAAATGGTTAAATGAAAATTTTCCTTCCAAGCAAGTCGTAATAGGAAATAAGAATTCTGTCTATTACTCAAACAAGATGAAGGTGCAGGCTGCAGAATTAGGGCTATCGATTCACTCTTTAAAAGACGATGGAGCACTTAGAATTAACTTAGCTGAAAACATGAAAGAAGAGCGGACATACATGCCCGCTCAACTAATTAAGTAG
- a CDS encoding pinensin family lanthipeptide — translation MKNRLKLDDLKVKSFVTGFGDQESSTIKGGNTGMAACAPGSTIGSMAACPSNGCSNNSCPGVNGCHAF, via the coding sequence ATGAAGAACAGATTAAAACTAGATGATTTAAAAGTGAAGAGCTTTGTGACGGGCTTTGGTGATCAGGAGAGCTCCACTATCAAAGGTGGTAATACTGGAATGGCTGCTTGTGCACCAGGGTCAACTATTGGCTCAATGGCAGCCTGTCCATCAAATGGTTGTTCGAATAACAGTTGTCCGGGGGTCAATGGATGTCATGCTTTTTGA
- a CDS encoding pinensin family lanthipeptide, whose product MKKKLNLNELKVSSFVTSMNFEKEMTINGGVDVPHLTNMCITNFGCPGGGTGGGGASRGCSNNSCFECYTE is encoded by the coding sequence ATGAAAAAGAAGTTAAATCTAAATGAACTCAAAGTAAGCAGCTTTGTGACCTCAATGAATTTTGAGAAGGAGATGACCATCAATGGTGGTGTAGATGTACCTCATCTAACCAATATGTGCATTACCAATTTTGGCTGTCCAGGTGGTGGTACAGGTGGTGGTGGCGCTTCAAGAGGCTGCTCCAACAATAGCTGTTTTGAATGTTATACTGAATGA
- a CDS encoding pinensin family lanthipeptide — translation MKKKMNLSELKVKSFVTENLVSNAETIIGGGGRIPGSHATNCVTLPEECPGGGGGGGGGASRGCSNNSCADCYTE, via the coding sequence ATGAAGAAAAAAATGAATCTCTCAGAGCTCAAAGTGAAAAGTTTTGTTACTGAGAATTTAGTATCTAATGCTGAAACCATTATTGGAGGAGGGGGTCGAATACCTGGTTCTCATGCAACAAACTGCGTTACATTACCAGAAGAATGCCCTGGTGGTGGTGGTGGTGGTGGTGGTGGCGCTTCAAGGGGTTGTTCGAATAATAGTTGTGCTGATTGTTACACAGAATAA
- a CDS encoding pinensin family lanthipeptide: MKKKLSLDQLKVKSFVTYFNSSDSYTVKGGGATNGPGCGVFPTDDPSRTICQQTEACPNPTNGCPPGGGTNACSGITCGGPACESAAVCPTDICIP, from the coding sequence ATGAAAAAGAAGCTAAGCCTTGACCAGCTAAAAGTGAAAAGTTTCGTAACTTATTTTAATAGTAGCGATAGTTATACAGTAAAGGGCGGAGGTGCAACCAATGGACCTGGGTGTGGAGTATTTCCAACTGACGACCCTAGCCGTACTATTTGTCAACAAACAGAAGCATGTCCTAATCCAACGAATGGTTGTCCTCCAGGAGGAGGTACCAACGCTTGTAGCGGAATTACATGTGGTGGACCAGCCTGTGAGTCTGCCGCTGTATGTCCGACTGATATTTGTATTCCATAA
- a CDS encoding pinensin family lanthipeptide yields the protein MKAKKIKLEDLKVESFVTVVDSDIKRTLKGGTSFQTEEASCYCDSNNECLHDYIETNGTCVP from the coding sequence ATGAAAGCAAAAAAAATCAAACTTGAAGATCTTAAAGTAGAGAGTTTTGTAACTGTGGTTGACAGTGATATTAAACGAACCCTGAAAGGAGGGACCTCATTTCAAACAGAGGAGGCTAGCTGTTATTGTGACTCAAACAATGAATGTCTACATGACTATATCGAAACCAATGGCACTTGTGTACCATAA
- a CDS encoding pinensin family lanthipeptide codes for MKTKLTLEDLKVESFVTHIEQNTLETIKGGSSHQTDENELCYGIYPRPFHLDENDMP; via the coding sequence ATGAAGACCAAATTAACTTTAGAAGACCTAAAAGTAGAAAGTTTTGTCACTCATATTGAACAGAACACGCTAGAGACAATAAAAGGTGGAAGTTCGCATCAGACAGATGAGAATGAGCTTTGCTATGGTATATATCCTAGACCATTCCACTTGGATGAGAATGATATGCCATAA
- a CDS encoding response regulator transcription factor, producing the protein MEPLKRKVLVVDDHAMFLDGLVEIIGKFEEFEVVGRAQSAVQALDILKEQQSDIVISDVRMSEMGGYELTKAIREEYPHMKILIVSMHNDPHIINQLLKAGVTGYILKNTGKEELLEALRSIASGKTFFSNEVKSSFIQSQVVGNPHYQLSLTKREKEVLQLIAEEYTTNEMAERLFISLNTVESHRKNILRKLDVRNSVGIVKRAISLGLLD; encoded by the coding sequence ATGGAACCATTAAAGAGAAAAGTACTAGTAGTGGATGATCATGCTATGTTCCTGGATGGATTAGTAGAGATTATTGGGAAATTTGAAGAATTTGAGGTGGTGGGCAGAGCTCAGAGTGCTGTTCAAGCTTTGGATATTCTCAAAGAACAGCAGTCGGATATTGTAATTTCTGATGTACGAATGTCAGAAATGGGCGGATATGAACTAACAAAAGCTATTCGGGAAGAATACCCTCACATGAAGATCCTTATCGTCAGTATGCACAATGATCCGCATATCATTAATCAATTGCTTAAAGCTGGAGTTACAGGATATATTCTCAAAAACACAGGTAAAGAGGAGTTATTGGAAGCACTTAGATCAATCGCCAGTGGGAAAACTTTTTTCAGCAATGAAGTAAAGTCAAGCTTTATTCAAAGCCAAGTGGTAGGTAATCCACATTACCAACTATCATTGACGAAAAGAGAAAAAGAGGTCCTTCAGCTGATTGCGGAAGAATACACAACGAATGAAATGGCTGAGCGGCTTTTCATCAGCCTGAATACGGTAGAATCACATCGTAAGAATATTTTGAGAAAGTTGGATGTAAGGAATTCAGTGGGTATTGTAAAACGAGCTATTTCACTAGGATTACTTGATTAA
- a CDS encoding sensor histidine kinase: protein MKRYLPYWFLLITALPFSAISQDFAVEYTDSVLLKHADTLWKSGKHLRKKGLYHTALQNYYEALQIYEEMDSVRLSAKVMNSIGILNSELDDPEKALEFFKRTMTMYEELGDQRQIAFTLNNIGLESFYQGNYEEASYYLNKSVALKKELGMSEKTYAYANFGRIHLAKGDYDSALIYFKKAIDALQKSEVSTRDSLEILNDLGRTYFILEKYDIAKKYLKESLKIGLGDGTKTYNVSNSHHLAQIYSLEGSIEEALYYSQMHNAYTDSLNKEKNSKTVARIEMKYLLGKVEEKNAKAIQDKNRVIFVTIVGLIFLICFIVFIIYNHKKNKKATELIARKNEEISEQRIQKLEQEKELNAIKGQISGQEKERKRIAEELHDGIGGSLSGIKLALVSLEEDVKNAKLSPISDRIDTVCREVRTIAHNLAPPSLEKTTFTNALNEYIGQFKSQAQIDIIYQLFPEKDLDLLPKNMQIELYRIIQEGLANVTRHAKATYLEVQLTHHGNYLNLIIEDNGVGFDSSKLKEGIGLANIQSRVDILNGKLEIDSQLNRGTVINIDIDIHKDRNLYGTIKEKSTSSG, encoded by the coding sequence ATGAAAAGGTATTTACCATACTGGTTTTTGTTGATTACTGCATTACCGTTTTCAGCCATATCTCAAGACTTTGCTGTTGAATACACGGATTCCGTTTTACTTAAACATGCAGACACTCTTTGGAAAAGTGGGAAGCACCTCAGGAAGAAAGGTTTATATCATACAGCACTTCAGAACTACTACGAGGCACTTCAGATCTATGAAGAAATGGATAGTGTCAGACTTTCTGCGAAAGTTATGAATAGTATAGGCATTCTTAATAGCGAATTGGATGACCCGGAGAAAGCACTGGAATTTTTCAAGAGGACAATGACAATGTATGAAGAACTGGGGGACCAAAGACAGATTGCTTTTACTCTTAATAACATTGGTCTTGAAAGTTTCTATCAAGGGAACTACGAAGAAGCTTCTTACTACCTAAACAAGTCTGTAGCATTGAAAAAAGAGCTTGGGATGTCTGAGAAAACCTACGCCTATGCCAATTTTGGGAGAATTCACCTTGCCAAAGGGGATTACGATTCAGCGTTGATTTACTTTAAAAAGGCAATCGATGCTCTTCAAAAATCTGAGGTTAGTACACGGGATTCATTAGAAATCCTAAATGATTTAGGAAGGACCTATTTCATCTTAGAAAAGTACGATATAGCAAAGAAGTATTTGAAAGAAAGCCTTAAGATTGGCCTAGGCGATGGAACTAAAACTTACAATGTATCCAATTCACACCATTTAGCCCAAATCTATTCACTTGAAGGAAGCATTGAGGAGGCATTATATTATAGTCAAATGCATAATGCTTACACAGACAGCCTAAACAAGGAGAAGAATAGCAAAACGGTAGCCAGGATAGAAATGAAATACTTGCTAGGTAAGGTTGAGGAAAAAAACGCAAAAGCAATACAAGATAAGAATCGAGTCATTTTTGTGACGATAGTAGGTCTCATTTTTCTAATATGTTTTATTGTCTTTATTATCTACAACCATAAAAAAAATAAAAAGGCGACCGAACTGATTGCTCGTAAGAATGAAGAAATAAGTGAGCAACGAATCCAAAAACTCGAACAGGAAAAAGAACTAAATGCGATTAAAGGGCAGATAAGTGGTCAGGAAAAAGAACGCAAACGTATAGCAGAAGAATTACATGACGGGATAGGTGGTTCCCTGTCAGGAATCAAGTTGGCTCTTGTTTCATTGGAAGAGGATGTTAAAAATGCAAAACTGTCACCAATAAGTGATCGAATTGATACGGTTTGCAGGGAGGTTAGGACCATCGCCCATAACCTTGCTCCCCCAAGTTTAGAAAAAACCACATTTACCAATGCACTGAATGAATATATTGGACAATTTAAGAGCCAAGCTCAGATTGATATAATTTATCAACTTTTCCCTGAGAAAGACCTAGACCTTCTTCCTAAAAACATGCAAATAGAACTCTATCGTATTATCCAAGAGGGACTGGCCAATGTAACTAGACATGCTAAGGCTACATATTTAGAAGTTCAACTCACCCATCACGGGAATTACCTCAATTTAATCATTGAAGATAATGGAGTTGGTTTTGACTCGTCCAAGCTCAAAGAAGGAATTGGTCTGGCAAATATTCAATCAAGAGTAGATATACTTAATGGAAAGCTAGAGATAGACTCCCAGCTCAATAGAGGCACTGTAATTAACATAGATATTGACATACATAAAGACCGCAACTTATATGGAACCATTAAAGAGAAAAGTACTAGTAGTGGATGA
- a CDS encoding peptidase domain-containing ABC transporter → MRKFPHYKQLDAMDCGPTCLRIIAKHYGKSFSLQTLRKKSYISREGVSLLGISDAAESVGFRTLSAKMSFEKLRDEAPTPFIAHWRQKHFIVVYGFKRGQVLVSDPAYGLVKMDRAEFESGWLSDKTNGEDTGVVLLLEPSPSFYEEEDEKADRAGFKFLFKYLKPYKKFIYQLLLGMFIGSLLQLIFPFLTQSIVDVGIQNQNLSFVTLILAAQLMLFFSRTAVEFIRGWILLHLGTRINISILSDFLIKLMKLPISFFDQKMIGDLLQRIGDHHRIESFLTSSTLTILFSFINLIIFGIVLAIYDLTIFSVFMLGSVTYIAWILVFMKKRRDLDYKRFDQLSNNQSNLIQLITGMQEIKLHNSEKQKRWEWERIQARLFKVNIAGLALNQYQQAGSFFINELKNIFITFLAAKAVIDGEITLGMMLAVQYIIGQLNAPINQLVAFIHTAQDAKISLERLGEIHNKEEEENDGEKVSIFPRDRSISIEKMNFQYEGPHSELVLRDLSLRIEEGKVTAIVGASGSGKTTLIKLLLKFYEPTSGEIRLGDINLANYSNLLWRNKCGAVLQDGFIFSDTIVNNIIINEEDYDQEKLFNAVNSANIREFIESLPLGYNTKIGSDGHGLSQGQRQRLLIARAIYKDPEYLFFDEATNALDANNEKVIMENLNRFFVGRTVIVVAHRLSTVKNADRIIVLEKGKIIEIGTHKELTIKKGAYYTLVKNQLELGN, encoded by the coding sequence ATGAGAAAATTCCCACATTATAAGCAGCTTGATGCTATGGACTGTGGCCCTACGTGCCTAAGGATCATTGCCAAGCATTATGGGAAAAGTTTCTCGCTACAAACACTTCGAAAGAAAAGTTATATCAGTAGAGAAGGAGTATCATTACTTGGAATAAGTGATGCTGCCGAGTCCGTGGGGTTTCGAACTCTTTCAGCTAAAATGTCTTTCGAAAAACTACGGGATGAAGCACCTACTCCTTTTATAGCTCATTGGAGACAAAAGCACTTCATTGTGGTATATGGTTTCAAGAGAGGTCAAGTACTTGTATCTGACCCTGCTTATGGTTTAGTCAAAATGGATAGGGCAGAATTTGAAAGTGGCTGGCTGAGTGATAAAACTAACGGGGAAGACACAGGGGTAGTTCTCCTGCTAGAACCATCTCCTTCATTTTATGAAGAAGAAGATGAAAAAGCAGATCGAGCTGGCTTCAAATTCTTATTCAAGTACCTAAAGCCCTATAAAAAATTCATTTACCAGCTCCTTCTGGGAATGTTTATAGGAAGTCTATTGCAACTAATATTTCCTTTTCTTACTCAATCCATAGTCGATGTAGGAATACAAAATCAAAACCTGAGTTTTGTTACACTCATTCTTGCCGCCCAACTCATGCTCTTCTTTAGCAGGACTGCAGTTGAATTTATAAGAGGTTGGATTTTACTCCATCTTGGTACTCGAATCAACATTTCTATCCTCTCGGATTTCTTGATCAAACTGATGAAACTACCCATATCATTTTTTGATCAAAAAATGATCGGAGATCTACTCCAGCGGATTGGAGATCATCATCGTATAGAATCTTTTTTAACATCCTCCACACTTACCATCCTTTTTTCATTCATTAACCTGATCATCTTTGGAATTGTACTGGCCATATATGACCTGACTATTTTCTCCGTGTTCATGCTAGGCAGTGTTACCTATATAGCCTGGATATTGGTTTTTATGAAGAAAAGAAGAGATCTGGATTATAAGCGATTTGACCAGCTTTCCAACAATCAAAGTAATCTCATTCAATTAATCACTGGAATGCAGGAAATAAAACTGCATAATAGTGAGAAGCAAAAGAGATGGGAGTGGGAGAGAATCCAAGCCCGACTCTTCAAAGTAAACATCGCTGGACTGGCATTGAATCAGTATCAACAGGCAGGTTCTTTTTTTATCAATGAATTGAAAAATATATTCATCACCTTTCTTGCAGCTAAAGCGGTAATCGATGGGGAAATAACCTTAGGAATGATGCTAGCTGTTCAATATATCATAGGACAGTTAAATGCTCCAATCAATCAGTTGGTCGCATTTATTCACACGGCTCAGGATGCCAAAATAAGTCTTGAGCGACTTGGAGAAATACATAATAAAGAGGAGGAGGAAAATGATGGAGAGAAGGTTTCTATTTTCCCGAGGGATCGATCTATCTCCATTGAAAAAATGAATTTTCAATATGAAGGACCTCATTCCGAGCTTGTGCTTAGGGATCTTTCTCTTCGGATAGAAGAAGGCAAAGTAACTGCCATTGTCGGAGCTAGTGGAAGCGGTAAAACCACCCTCATCAAGCTGCTGCTTAAATTTTATGAACCAACATCAGGAGAGATTAGACTTGGAGACATTAATCTGGCTAACTATAGCAATCTCCTATGGAGGAATAAGTGTGGAGCTGTATTACAGGATGGTTTTATTTTTTCCGACACCATCGTCAACAACATCATAATAAATGAAGAAGATTACGACCAAGAGAAGCTGTTTAATGCTGTGAATTCTGCTAATATTAGGGAGTTCATTGAGTCCTTGCCGCTAGGCTACAATACTAAAATAGGAAGCGATGGTCATGGTCTTAGCCAAGGTCAACGTCAGCGACTTTTAATAGCGAGAGCGATCTATAAAGATCCAGAGTATCTCTTTTTTGATGAAGCGACCAATGCTTTGGATGCGAACAATGAGAAAGTGATCATGGAAAACCTTAACCGATTCTTTGTTGGTCGAACAGTAATAGTTGTTGCTCACAGGCTCAGCACAGTGAAAAATGCGGATAGAATAATTGTTTTAGAAAAGGGAAAAATTATTGAAATAGGAACTCATAAAGAATTGACCATAAAAAAAGGAGCATACTATACTTTGGTTAAAAATCAACTTGAATTAGGGAACTGA